Genomic segment of Triticum aestivum cultivar Chinese Spring chromosome 6A, IWGSC CS RefSeq v2.1, whole genome shotgun sequence:
TTATTTCATAACTTTTTTTGAAACGTGTTACAATTTATTTCAAAAAAGTGAAACATTATCTTATTTTAAAAATGTGCAATTGaaatatatgtgtttttatgtaacAAGTCAGTTAAAAGTGAAATGTATGTTCTGAAAGGGAAAAATAATAAGAAACCAAAAAGTTAacttgtgaaactgattatttTCAAATGTGTACCAGTTTATTTCAGAAGAGTGAAACATGTTTTTTCAAACATGTGCAATTGAGATGTATGTGCTTTTTGTGAAACAAGCCCGTGGAAAGTGAAATTCATGTTCTGAAAGTGAAAACAATATGAAACTAAAATGTTAATTTGTGAAACCGATTATTTCGAaatgtccaacaatttatttcaagTGTCAACTTGTGAAACCTATTATATGAACtgaaatgtcaacttgtgaaacCGGTCATTTCCAAATGTGCAATTGAAATAGATGTGAATCTGAAACAAGCCAGTGAAAAGTGAAATGTAAGTTCTGATGTGAAAAACAACACAAAACTGAAATGTGAATTTGTGAAATTGATTGAAATCATTTTATTCATAAGGTTTTAAGAGCAACTCTagtagaccccgcatcccgccggcccgcaaaatgcgtttgcagttcgcgcaaaaccgcTTTTGTGGGCCGACGCGGGttggcacagatgcagaccccgtataatggacccgtaaaaaagtatatttgCGGAATATGCTTTTTTTATGGGTCGGCTTCTGCGGGTTCTGATTTGGCGTAGCTCCTCCCGGCCTGCAAAACTTAGATTTGCAACTTAAATTGATCTAGCATAATGCTTTTCTTTGCTTTTGCAACAACATTAGATACAAAAGATATCACCAAATCTTGGCTAGAataacaaaaccaaagaaaacaagaaccacaagtatgcatttcagaagatttccaactttcataactgctcccactagttgaagcaatatcttctccatgcactcATTATTGATCCTGCGGATTCTTGATCTTGCTTTCttcattcttcatctttggttTCAAAGAAGTAGACGTTTCTTCCCTTCTAGTTGCACATGCCgccgcatcattgccttcgattgtactaaggagtgcactaacatctattaagtttctttctatcaacaaatcaatgtattgtccttcccaaaaccaaaatgagcatccatggTCCTACACAAAAACATTGAGCAAGCTCGAAGTGAGCTACCGCAATTGAACTAAAGAATGAGCTATGGAACGAGGtaccgcaagtgcacgtaccccgtcgttttcgAATTTGTAGAACACCCgtccggggtgcttcggcgtgcccgaagtGAGCCGCAGCACTTGGCGCGGGCAGTCATCGCActctatgagcggcatcggcaGACCACAAAGAcgctgcgcgagcgccgagccTGGTGGACAGCCGGACAAGTCCATGCCCGCAaaccttcggcggcggcgggcggacgaatCCGTgcctgcatgcggcgatgcgcccTTGCTTGGGTTGCGGGAGaggctccccgaccactccatcgcCTGGGGCAGCAACCGGCGGCCGGAAAAAGGCAAATCCGACGACCCGCGATGAAGTGCCGCAGATCTGCAAATCCAGCGGCCCGCCGACGATGGGGGAAGGGAGGGGAGGCCTCATGCGCGTGGCAGCCTTTCGGCGTACTCCTGTCGGCTGCTGtcgccggaatcttgggcggcggccggcgcgtggggggagaggagaggtggtTGATGGGAGAAAGCGAGGGATGAAATGCCCCCCCCCCCACTAaccgcttccgcttatatgcagggcaccgcagccgcgagggggaaacccgcgttttcctgggttggggtcgggattttgccgcgccccctaaaattttttgcgggccggggcggaaTGCAGGGTCTGATCGGGCTGGTTTTTCCGCCCCGACctgcattttggcggttattttgcgggtcggggcgggatgcggggtctgctagagttgctctaagcagGTGAAATGTGTTTCATGAATTGTAACTTATTTAAAATGTATCCAAAATCGGTCTTCTtttaaaaatctttgcaatatgatTTCAAATGTATAAAAAGTATTGAAATCGAAACTTTGGTTTAAGAAACATGAATGATTTTAAGTTAGCAAAGGTGAAATAAATGTATGAAttagtttgagagagagagagagagagagagagagagagagagagagagagagagagagagagagagagagggggaatgGATAGCACATGCATGCAAGACGCTCTGTCATCTGACCAAATGCTGACTTTGATGGGACCTGTGTATCCTGTTTGCATGTATAGCTATGTATTTCCCAAAACAAAATGCTTTGTTTTTTATACTACGCAGTGCTGCACCAATCTTTAAAACGCAATGGACGACAGGAGATCTGCCGGTACGAGACGGAACTGCGCAATTTTCCTGATCGCAGTCACGATGTGGGTGGACGGAGTTAAGTGGATCGATCGACCCATACTGCTGATAGTAAAATTGAAGCCCATGACGTGAATGACGTAAAATGGATCGGCTCATGTAGTGGCAGCTCATTGTTACATGTATTGATTTGCCACTCGAAATTCATCTAAACAATGATTTGCCACTTGAAACGAAAGACAAtgatgtactcccttcgtttttttATATAAGGCCACTTCacttttgtgtcaaactttgacttaTAATTTTGATCAACAAAATATGGATTATATGTCAACAAAAATATCATCAGAAAGTTCTTTGAAAAGTGCATCCAGTGCCATACTTTTTGTGACATTTAACCCATATTTTATTGCTAAAATTAATTGTCAAAGCTAGACATAAAAATATGAAGTGACCTTTTACACAAAAACAGAGGGAGGATACTGATTTATGCTACATTCATCATATGGAAGCAAGCTTCCTGAAAACAAGTTCCAGTATCGCTACAAACAAAAAAGTTATGGAAGCATTGTGTGAAAAATAAATTATGAGTATTTGCTAGGCTAATTAGTTTTTTAGACACATAATTAGTTAAAACAAATTGAATTAGATGTCTCTTGCATAGATCACATGCAAGTTGATTGGAACATCTTTGCTACTTTGGAAACAAAACTGGTGTTACATTTACTTCTGGTATTTCTAAACGAATTTCCTGAAGCCAAATTTCAGTACTGCTATAAGCAAAAATTTGTTATATGGAAGCATGAATTATCTGAAAGATAATTAATCAATTGAAAACTTAAACATTATTATTTACACGATCATTTCCTAAAATATTACATGCCAAGAGATGTCTTATTCCACAGATTCCTGACTTTCCCTGGCACTTACCGCCGCTGATCGTGACATCACTAGACAGGTCCTTATTTTGTTTGAGAATGAATACATGGCCAACGTTTATTGAACACCATGGCAAATTTGGCTACAGGACAGTGTGGTCATTTAATTTGCTCGGCTACATATCAAATTGTCCAGTATTAAATTGATGTTAGTTTTCCCCTGGGAACTCCAGTGCCATATAAAGAACCTCCAGCACACTGCTGCTCATATACTGACAGAGTCTCATCAGTCAGCACAGCAGTTCTCTTCTTCATTGTTCCTGAAGAAAAATCCATGGCTGGTAAGACGACGGACCATGCATCTTAAGAAAAAAAATATGCTTGAAAGAGCAGAATCATCATTCATGGAATGCTCAACGGCTGTGACTAGACCAGCAAGGCAGCAATCAATAAAAGTATATTTTGCTTCTGTGGAAGTCATCCATAACAAATGACAAAGTTAATTTGGCTGGATCACAGCAACCAAAATTATTTGACTTCACGAGGAAAAAGTGAGAAAACAAAGACTTTCTTAAGCTAACTTGTAAAGAATTAAAATTGCCACCCCTCAGAGAAGGAATGAGAAGAAATACATGTCCTAGATAGCAAAACATAACAGCAGCTGAATCTCAAAACAAACGTGTTCATTCATGTGTACTGGCAAATCAAAGCTAAAACGCATCCAAATTATTCATCTTTTGTTTTTGCCACGAATGAATGAGATCTTCAGATGCTGactcataaaatatttcaaatgttaGCCAACTCATAAAAGAAGCCCAAATTTAGGCCAATCGTCCAGGCCTTGGCAGCATCCCAAAGAAGCCAAATAGCACTGAAACCTGCCCTGATTGAATCACTGGCTATGCAGTAGCAAATAGCACCAGGAAATCAGGTCCAATTCAACATTTATTAGTCAGAACTAAGCTTCTAAACACTGAGCAAATTGAGTGATTATTTCCTACAAGTCCAATTCACAGCTGACCGGTGCATGACACTTAGAGGGACCAAGCCAAGCATACAAATTGGTAGAACCTAGACTGAACAGCTCATTGCTGCATCGCAACCACCGGAATATAACTCTAGATACCTGAAAGCAAGTAATACCATCAGTCAAACAAAATTGTACTATTCATTCAGGAAAACCCATTGGGAGTATAACTTTTGTATGTCTCAAACAATAAACATTAGCTTCACCATTTGTGTAAATTATGCCAAAAGCTGCAAAGTTGAACCATCTTCAGCATCACTAGACAAAACCAATATTTGAAATATATAACAACATTAAGCAACTTTTAGTTTGGCTCTGATACAAAAAAAAAAGCAACTTTTAGTTTAGTCACACGCCTTCAACTTCGAATACTAGCTCTCTAAAAAAAAACTTCTAGTACTACTAGCAATATTGGCTACATCTGATCTGAGCAGAGGTTAATTAAAAGAACAGTTGACACACGAGGGGCTCATGGGGTAGGAAAGCAAAAACATTTGGTTTAGAAATGTACGAGTTAGCTAGTCACTAAACAATCGGCTTTGATAAAGTAAATGCATTATAAAGGGAACCATGGGCCTCCCCTCGAGGGCCTCAAGTTGATCCAAAAAAAAAATATCATGCTGTATAAGCCTCAAGCAAGGGATTGTGCAACATATTATTAATTCACACTTCCATTGGTCAAAAATGACTGTCATTTCTTTTACTCTCACAGTGTCAAGCAATACTTTCACCATGAGAGGCAGCCTGCCATGAAAGGCAGCATCATAGGAGGTTGTCAGGTGTGCATAAAAACTGAGCAAAGGGTTGCGGAAAAAATCTTACAATCTTTCTTTCAATTTGGTACTTGAGAAATGGtagtgaaaagaaaagaaaatagtttTTTAACAGCTGTTCAGATACCTCAACATACATACAGAAAATAAGCTTAAGCTTACCTGCTTAACAAATAGAGGTATTGAGCAAAAGCTCACCTCGGTCCTGTCCACCAGCAACAGCTCCATCATGTCCACCACCAACACATGTTTCTACAAGCATAATAACAATAAGTCAAAGCAAACAATGTGTCATGTGGGGCAGAGGTTATCTGGATATATTCTTAAGCTTGTCCTACACCATATcggaaagtaaaataaaatataCTCATCATACTAATAAACCCTGGGAATATAAGTGATTGTGATTTAGAGATTTTTTTCATGTAATCAACTTCGAAAAGCTGTGTATCTCATTCTCATCTTGAGAGAAAAAAAAGATACTGCAGCTATGCATTACACAAGTGTCAAACAGAACATTGCAGAATGACATCGCTATATGTTGACGAGATCAACAAGCAACCGAAGAAACAAGTGATGCAACACTGCTTACAATTGTTAGCTTAACATGAAAGGATGCGAACACAATTCCATCAACCAGTTACTAAAACTAACTTGATTTGTTATACTACCCGCAGTGCAAAGGCATGCTTGTTTTATTTATTCTGAGATGTGTAAAGACATGCTATATTACCTGCAATAAAGACACTTTCAAATGGAAGATAACGGGCAAGCATGCTGGGATGGGGAATTTTCTTGAACTGCAATGACTCAAGATGAATCAGGAAGAGACCGATAACTGATGTCCACATGAACACCACATTATTCTCCTCAGCAAACCCTACTATGTATAAGTGTGCTCTCATCTCTGGATTCAGGGGAAGTAGCTTGTCCAGTTCGATAGTTCTTTCCAGCTCCCATGAAGCAACACCATGACAATCGGTCTTTCTCCTCCATGATTGTGCGCAGAAGTCTATCACGATGAGAAAACCAAGGCCACCGCCCTTTGCCCGTACAACCGTCAATTCATGTCTGCCGTGGGAGGAAACCACACCCACTGGTGTCGGTATCACGGCTATGCTCTGCTTCAACAGATCAAACTCGAGAATTCCAACTAAGCTCCCAAAAAGCATCCAGTGAAGGGAATTATCAACCAGCACAGCTTCCTTGGACGGAGAAACCATGAGGGGCCAGCTGCCGATAGGAACCTTGGGCGGAAGCGGCGCTGAGATGATATCACCCCACACGCCGGTCTTCGACGAGTAAACGCAGGCCAGCATTTGCCTGTCCTGCATGTCATAATCATCATCTGCCACCATCAAAACCACCTGGAAATGCTGGGCCTCTCCGGCAGCACGAAGCACGGCCCCGTGGACCATGATCCTGTTCAGATGTCCCATTAAGCCAGGGGGGAGGGCGATGAGGTGCTGGTCGGCGGTGACCGGATCCCACACCAGGACCCGGCTCCACGTCAGGTGGATGACGAACACGAGGCCATGGCGGGATCCGAGGGGCATGAATTGGTCGCCGTCCTCGAACTGCAAGGCGAAGCGCTCGGGCGGGACACGGTTGGGGTCCTCCAGTGTGGGTACGAAGTAGAGGCTGCGAGGACCCATGTCGAAGAAACCGACGAGGGGAGGGTTGCGGCGGTAGCGGCGGCGGAACCGACGGACGAATCGTGGGTCGGAGATGAGGCAGCACCATTGACGGCAGACGAGGGAGGCGCGCGGGAGGGAGGAGGGCTGcggggggaggcggaggaggatctcggtGAGCAGATCCTCGTCTTCCAGCGGCGGCGTCGCCGCCGGCCAGCGGGGGCTGCTCATCTTCTCGCCCTCGTTCCTCTCGTGCGGTGTGAAGTGAAGTGGACCGGCCCACGATATCTAATACTCCTACCAATTTTATATTTTTTGCCCTGCGGAGATTTAAGCCCACGATCCCCTGAAAATAGATTAGGCCCACGATAATGTATCCATTCGCAGTCGCAGCTTTCCATTCCCTACCACTAAAAAAAGGAGTGATACTCGCCGAcgcgccggcccaaatttgggcggCCGCTGCGCTACCACATGATCCGAACGTTTCCTTCTCGCTAGGGTTTCTTTCCTCTCGGGGCGATCTAGGTCGCCGCCATTGAGACCTGGCTTTCCCTGTCCCCGCTTCCTTCCCTAGTCCTTCGCTCGAGATTGATTGCGTCAGGCTCATCGATCCGGGTGGGGTGGGGAGAGAAGGAGGCTTCTAGGGTTCCTGCAAGAGCCGGTACGTTGTTGATCGGGTTAGGGTTCGAAAAAGTCATGGCATTAGGCGGAGCTTCGTGGTCGAGTTCGGGACCTACGAATCCGGATGATGTGACTGCGCTGATGAAGGAACTAGGTCTTCGGGAGGAGGACCTAGACGACGTGGTTTTCAATGAAGATGAGGCCCCGGGTGAGGCGGCGCGATGGATAGCACTGGCTAGGGTTCACTCGCCATAGACATACATCCAGTATTGGTTTTTCAAGAACATGAGAGTTGCATGGGATCTAGCACAGGAGGTGCAGTTCAAACCTCTGGAAGATAATTTATACACTGTGTAGTTCTCTTGCCTAGGTGATTGGGAGAGAGTAATGCGTGATGGCCTGTGGCACTTCCGGGGTGATGATGTGATACTCAAACCGTATGATGGGATGGCTAAACCATCTACGGCCCTACTTGATACGATTGAAATATGGGTGCAAATCCATGATGTGCCACCCTTGTATGCCCATCTTGTCCCATCCTTAGTAGCAAAGGTAGGAGAAGTCCTATATGCCGAGCCACAGTCACAAGATTTCACGCGCAATTTCCATCGGATATGGGTTCGGATCAATGTCAACAAGCCACTGAGGAATGCTGTCTCGATGATAAGGGATGGGAAGCGCCAGATTTACAGGCTCAAATATGAAAAACTCCCGTATTGGTGTGCGGTGCGTGGCCTGCTAGGTCATCAGTTCAAAGAGCATGGCAATGGAATTCACCCACCATCAACTTTGGTTTTCAAAGACCTGAGAGCTTCATGGGTTATGCGAACCGGACATGGTCTAGGAGGGGGACGAGGCCGCAGATTGGTCGGAGAGGGCGCCGTGGAGGTAGTGCAGCTGGCCCTCATTTTGATCATGACAAGGGCAGCGATGGAAAGGATGATATTGGCAGTGCTTCAGACACCGTCATGGATGAAGGTGATAACAACAGAAAGAGGGCACCAACCCACACGCAATATGGGATGCAATCAGGGAACAACGAGATAAGCGGTGCACGCTAGGGGGCGATGTTTTTGCTACCAGCACCCTCAACTGTTCCAGCTAGCCCGAGCAACAAACAAGATACAAAGAGGACCAAGATGAGTTCAGATGTAGGGGAGGAAAACTTGGAAAATATTGACAGTCTTGGCAAGTCTGTCTCTTCTttggcgggctccttcgaggagcgctgtcggtgtcaaaaccggcggatctcgggtagggggtcccgaactgtgcgtctaggccggatggtaacaagaggcaagggacacgaagttttacccaggttcgggccctcttgatggaggtaaaaccctacgtcctgcttgattgatattgatgatataggtgttacaagagtagatctaccatgagatcagagaggctaaaccctagaagctagcctatggtatgattgtatgttgtgattgttgtcctacagactaaaaccctccggtttatatagacactggagagggctagggttacacaaggtcggttacaaaggaggagatatatccatatacgtattgcctagcttgccttccacgccaagtagagtcccatccggacacgagacgaagtcttcaatcttgtatcttcatagtctaacagtccggccaacggagatagtccggctgtccggagaccccctaatccaggactcccccagtatcccctgaaccaggcttcaatgacgatgagtcccgtgcacagttgtcttcggcattgcaaggcgggttccttctctgaatacatcacagaagaacttgaatacgaggatagtgtccgaccctgcaaaataagttccgcaCTTCGCCGTAGAGAATAATGCTTTCgcagatctaatccgctagcttgctttggcaacatgacgttacgtcatggcccggtgattattcgaactgtttcttttaaccagccccgcacataacgcgaggcagtttttcgacacgtcttgtcaaagcagagatcgtgtccccctattacgggattctcatcaatacgggcgtgggtaacccaaccgcgccatcaattgcggcgcttgggggataagcgagttttactaggcaagtggggacgtttaattttgtctgcccatataaagggataaggattcacctttctatccacgccttcttcttcctctgctcatccgctcccgcatactcgagctctagcgcccaagctctcacttccacctcaaccttctccaaccatgtccggagcgggaggcaagtggatggtctcctccatcacggagggagacatcaagaaactgaggagagccggatacctgcacgacaacatcgcgcaccggctcccagatgagggacagctcatccccacccccgagtcccatgagagggtggtattcctcactgatttcctccgcggactgggatttcctctccatcccttcgtccggggctcatgttttattacggcctggatttccatgatctggccccgaacttcatcgtcaacatctcggcatttatcgtcgtgtgtgaggccttcctccgcatcaagccccacttcggcttatggttgaagaccttcaatgtcaagccgaaggtagtgagcggtcgccaggcggagtgcggaggcgccatggtgggcaagatgcccaacatcacatggctcgagggcaccttcgtggacaccataaaggtgtggaaatcggggtggttctatatcaccgagccgtgtgaccccgcatgggtagcgtcccccgagttccgatctggcatccccatgcggctcacctcctggaaagagaagggcatgtcctggggtaattcaaaagagctaaccggactccagtcatttattcagaacatggtggataagaagctcaagcttgtcaacatagttcAGGTTATGCTATTTCGCCgaatactcccgtgccaacaacgggagtttaccttgtgggagttcaatccggcgcagcaccgaactctgaacaggctcttcgacacgactcatgaagatgcctggagggtgctgttcaagggcgccacggtccctccccccattactgaggatcgcggattcagcacgaagcgccacgccagtgcggtaagttgttttacctcttacagtatatttgttatatatatatatagattggctctatgcgggatctaaactcccgtaattttgacaggactggcagaagatggacggacagatcgactgtctggctcccttgcccgaaggccccgcagacactcttctgatgaagatgctgactccggccccttataaggtgccggagaagaccaagaaggccaagggagctcaaaagagttcccaacgccaggcgtcgtcggactcaccgtccgatgactctgcggtgcactcttcccccgaagacgaggaagaggaagaggaggctcccccaccgactgggggagacaagaaaaggaaggccgccccaactggggaggccgaagggtccaagaagggaaggacgctccttccggacagctccaccgccgccgacgaaagtgaagacgagtggtttcccaggggcaagccccaggggagatcgtaagtattcggataccaaagtaacccataggattcctttctCGCATTGCTTTCCTTAATGccgaactcaattgtgcaggccgccccgagccaatatcgaggtatacTCGGACAGCCCCTTGGgcgcgtcggacatggatagcgatccagtcccggcggccacctcccctcatccggcCGACGACACCGacgtgctgtctcaagaggcactggaTCGGGGGGGacagtcccagaggcgcctcaaggcgaccttccgtactccgggagccgaggggacggggtccccggaagctccgagttcggccctcagccgaacaccacgccaGACCCTTCAATGGATCCGAGCTCGGGCAGGCAGTCCCCTTCTAAGGAGGGTGAGACGccagtgccggtgacctctgtccacccagaggcgtcggacactatgttggaagcacttcgcagcgcttccatcaaggaggagcaccacactatcatgagtgcggtgatccagaatgttcagtccgccaagagcggattgactgaagcctgtactagccttctaacaggcttcgaggtaagtattttaaaatgcagtagaagtgttaccgcatagacagtagcccctgatgctttgttcggtgttcacagagaaaagccgaacagaggattaaataatatcgcaggagtttaatataagtatgtcaatatgcatgtgcacgcttcgctgctggcgtccgccgcactaactgcagaGGTCGCCGTACTaaaggaggccctcgaggggtcccagaaggagctcggccttgctaagaggcagctcgaggagaacaagggtaagtgataccccgtctgtagatgagaaaaaggacgcgattgctgaatgacaggatcattgtatgtttgccaggggccacgaccgaggtggcgaccctgaagcaagcgctgtcccaggccgaagaaaaggcagcccaggagcgcaccgagcgagagaggcacgaggctcgggtgggcgaggtgcagcaagagctccaagctctcgtgacgaagcacgaggcgttggagcttgacttgaagacgagagagtctgagcttcccgcggcccgtgagagcgcaaagagtgccaaggccgaggcccagaaggcccttcaggagattgaagcgatgaagaagatagcggcgggtaaggctttctatatgcaaagcaagcatacaacggtgaattaccgattacttacccgaatccggagctcttcaggagcattcgcagatttgccccgcagtgtgtccgatgccgcactattctaccaggccgaggacggaagcccgacggagaagctgttctggtctcagtatgccgaggccgaacatccggtgccaatgagcgaccagctgaagcagatggccgagctacataaggcggccgatcaggccatgaagggct
This window contains:
- the LOC123129372 gene encoding uncharacterized protein; translated protein: MSSPRWPAATPPLEDEDLLTEILLRLPPQPSSLPRASLVCRQWCCLISDPRFVRRFRRRYRRNPPLVGFFDMGPRSLYFVPTLEDPNRVPPERFALQFEDGDQFMPLGSRHGLVFVIHLTWSRVLVWDPVTADQHLIALPPGLMGHLNRIMVHGAVLRAAGEAQHFQVVLMVADDDYDMQDRQMLACVYSSKTGVWGDIISAPLPPKVPIGSWPLMVSPSKEAVLVDNSLHWMLFGSLVGILEFDLLKQSIAVIPTPVGVVSSHGRHELTVVRAKGGGLGFLIVIDFCAQSWRRKTDCHGVASWELERTIELDKLLPLNPEMRAHLYIVGFAEENNVVFMWTSVIGLFLIHLESLQFKKIPHPSMLARYLPFESVFIAETCVGGGHDGAVAGGQDRGELLLNTSIC